The following proteins are encoded in a genomic region of Oxobacter pfennigii:
- a CDS encoding MarR family winged helix-turn-helix transcriptional regulator — translation MKNEVTEPRTETLHMAIIRLNRIHRKRRHEEFIKVGLTEGQPKILDFLLQNDGCIQRELAESCHIEPATVTSILASMEKAELIRREADPKDRRVLRVFLTDKGRDSQKKVEKLFDALDEECFAGFSEEEKRQAINILSRLHNNMTNREGKDV, via the coding sequence GTGAAAAATGAAGTTACAGAGCCAAGGACCGAAACACTCCATATGGCCATAATAAGGCTCAACCGTATCCATAGAAAAAGAAGGCATGAGGAATTTATAAAAGTAGGCTTGACCGAAGGTCAGCCAAAAATACTGGATTTTCTGCTTCAAAATGACGGATGTATTCAAAGAGAATTAGCTGAGAGCTGCCACATCGAGCCGGCCACAGTAACCAGCATACTTGCAAGCATGGAAAAAGCGGAGCTTATAAGGAGAGAAGCCGATCCAAAGGACAGGCGAGTGCTTCGGGTATTTTTAACTGATAAGGGAAGAGATAGCCAGAAAAAAGTTGAAAAATTATTTGATGCTTTAGATGAAGAATGCTTTGCCGGATTTTCTGAGGAAGAAAAAAGGCAAGCTATAAACATCTTAAGCAGGCTTCATAACAATATGACCAACAGAGAGGGCAAAGATGTTTAA
- a CDS encoding GTP-binding protein, whose amino-acid sequence MKILIMGGFLGSGKTSVVIQLAKFMAGENPDKPYKVVIIENEIGEVGIDDKILSKIGYKVEGMFSGCVCCTISGELVLNVLDIMKNMNPDYIIMESTGVAYPNNIKEILEESIKDIDCRICCVTDAKRWKRLLKPMELLLKDQLKNADVILINKVDAIDSDTLIEVDESVKTFNNTAQFFHVSAIEPIDSNILTQVLGQVEKGAV is encoded by the coding sequence ATGAAAATCCTCATAATGGGCGGTTTTTTAGGGTCGGGTAAAACCAGCGTTGTTATTCAGCTGGCAAAATTTATGGCAGGTGAAAACCCTGACAAGCCTTATAAAGTTGTAATAATAGAAAATGAAATCGGCGAAGTGGGTATAGACGATAAAATCTTAAGCAAAATAGGCTATAAAGTAGAAGGAATGTTTTCCGGCTGTGTATGCTGCACTATATCCGGCGAGCTGGTTTTAAATGTGCTGGATATTATGAAAAATATGAATCCTGACTATATAATAATGGAGTCTACAGGGGTTGCATACCCCAATAACATCAAGGAAATCCTTGAGGAATCCATAAAGGATATAGACTGCAGGATTTGCTGCGTCACCGATGCAAAGAGATGGAAGCGCCTTTTAAAGCCCATGGAGCTTCTTTTAAAAGACCAGCTTAAAAATGCTGACGTAATACTCATAAATAAAGTGGATGCAATTGACTCGGATACACTAATAGAAGTGGATGAATCAGTAAAAACCTTTAACAATACGGCACAATTTTTCCATGTAAGTGCCATTGAACCTATAGATAGTAATATTCTGACCCAAGTTTTAGGTCAGGTTGAAAAGGGAGCGGTATAA
- a CDS encoding FMN-binding protein, which produces MKLFIKGLAFILSIVMVASAMTGCKPSSGNPTGGQPANAVYKAGTYDASAAGKIGDISLSVTFSESRIERIDIVDHQETPGISDPALERIPKAIIDNQSLAVDAVAGATITSNAILTAVESAVVKAGGNVDALKVKKAADKKAENIEKTADVIIIGGGGAGISAAASAAENGATVILIEKSASLGGNTLVSGFAWNAVDPEIQGKIDTMPGQLDTLKSILKLDEKEFGKFSNTLVTLKGQINNYLAGDTSKMFDSVEFHMIQAYMGG; this is translated from the coding sequence ATGAAACTATTTATAAAAGGTCTTGCATTTATCCTGTCAATAGTTATGGTAGCGTCAGCTATGACAGGATGCAAGCCCTCATCAGGAAATCCAACAGGAGGCCAGCCGGCAAATGCGGTGTATAAAGCCGGTACATACGATGCATCGGCGGCGGGAAAAATTGGCGATATTTCTCTATCAGTTACTTTTTCGGAAAGCAGAATTGAAAGAATTGATATTGTAGATCACCAGGAAACCCCCGGTATATCTGACCCTGCATTAGAACGCATTCCCAAAGCTATTATCGATAATCAGTCTCTTGCAGTCGACGCTGTGGCAGGAGCAACAATAACAAGCAACGCAATATTGACAGCCGTTGAAAGCGCTGTTGTTAAGGCCGGCGGCAACGTCGATGCCCTTAAAGTTAAAAAGGCAGCAGATAAAAAAGCCGAAAATATTGAAAAGACCGCTGATGTTATTATTATCGGCGGCGGCGGAGCCGGTATTTCTGCAGCAGCTTCTGCAGCAGAAAATGGAGCTACCGTTATACTTATTGAAAAATCGGCTTCTCTTGGCGGCAATACCCTTGTTTCAGGTTTTGCATGGAACGCAGTTGACCCCGAGATACAGGGGAAAATAGATACAATGCCAGGCCAGCTCGATACTTTAAAAAGCATATTAAAATTGGATGAAAAAGAGTTTGGTAAATTCTCGAATACATTGGTTACTCTTAAAGGCCAAATCAACAATTATCTTGCCGGAGACACTTCAAAAATGTTTGACTCCGTTGAATTCCATATGATTCAGGCATACATGGGGGGGTAA
- a CDS encoding Dabb family protein yields the protein MIKHIVMWTLKDFAEGRSKKENAEIVKMSLEGLKDKIKEIKFIEVGINFSESESAFDIALYSEFETIEDLNVYQAHPEHIKAGEFVNKVRDKRISADYEI from the coding sequence GTGATTAAACATATAGTAATGTGGACCCTTAAGGATTTTGCCGAAGGCAGAAGCAAAAAAGAAAATGCAGAGATAGTAAAAATGAGCTTGGAAGGGCTTAAAGATAAAATAAAAGAGATAAAATTCATCGAAGTAGGAATAAATTTCAGTGAATCGGAAAGCGCTTTTGATATTGCCTTATATTCCGAGTTCGAAACAATTGAAGATTTAAATGTATACCAGGCCCATCCGGAGCACATAAAAGCAGGAGAGTTTGTAAACAAGGTGAGGGATAAGAGAATATCAGCTGATTATGAAATATAG
- a CDS encoding MerR family transcriptional regulator codes for MDQKYSISRAAKILGLSSEMLRYYERQGIIAPERASNGYRYFSFKDINMLMGARRYQGMGFSVEEVGVLINFASFNDIQQNLNEMEKKITKEIRWKQLILEAVKKQQNGYEKLKCLHNKYIIKTNPAVYRIHTQYNELFSISQTTLSR; via the coding sequence ATGGATCAGAAATATAGTATTAGCAGGGCCGCGAAAATCCTTGGGCTTTCAAGTGAGATGCTAAGATATTATGAGAGACAAGGTATTATAGCCCCGGAACGGGCAAGCAACGGCTATAGGTATTTTTCATTTAAAGACATAAATATGCTGATGGGAGCCAGAAGATATCAGGGAATGGGTTTTTCCGTAGAAGAAGTCGGAGTACTGATAAACTTCGCATCTTTTAATGATATTCAACAGAATTTAAATGAGATGGAAAAGAAGATTACAAAAGAAATCCGGTGGAAGCAGCTGATTCTTGAAGCTGTAAAAAAGCAACAGAATGGATATGAAAAATTAAAATGCCTTCATAATAAATATATTATAAAAACCAATCCTGCCGTCTATCGAATTCATACTCAATATAATGAGCTTTTTTCCATTAGCCAAACTACATTATCCCGTTGA
- a CDS encoding arylamine N-acetyltransferase family protein, whose translation MSNDTFNIQAYLERINYEGKTDVSYETLYGIHLAHTFNVPFENLDVYLRRPIPLDKESLFKKIVLNKRGGYCFEMNGLFSFVLQDLGFKVSNLLARGTRDGITYSPKTHQVLMVELDGKRYLADVGYGNDGIEAPVLMEPNLEQKHFHNTYRILEDPKVGYILQRKVDDGFRIMYAFTLEECSPMDYVMSNHYTATYPESLFIKIRLCTMPSKEGRITLTDGNLKVIKDGTITETKLSGDEKEFNELLKKYFKLDMETV comes from the coding sequence ATGTCAAATGATACTTTTAACATCCAAGCTTATCTCGAGAGAATAAATTATGAAGGAAAGACCGATGTTTCCTATGAAACCTTGTATGGTATTCACTTAGCCCATACTTTCAATGTTCCCTTCGAAAACTTAGACGTGTATTTAAGAAGGCCTATTCCATTAGACAAGGAATCCTTATTTAAAAAGATAGTTTTAAATAAGAGAGGCGGATACTGTTTTGAAATGAACGGCTTGTTTTCCTTTGTTCTCCAGGACTTAGGCTTTAAGGTGTCAAATCTTTTGGCAAGAGGCACAAGGGATGGCATAACTTATTCTCCTAAAACCCATCAGGTGCTTATGGTGGAACTTGACGGCAAAAGATATCTGGCAGACGTAGGATACGGCAATGACGGCATAGAAGCGCCTGTTTTAATGGAGCCTAATTTGGAACAAAAGCATTTCCATAATACTTACCGCATTTTGGAAGACCCCAAGGTAGGTTATATATTGCAGCGTAAGGTGGATGATGGCTTCCGTATTATGTATGCTTTCACATTGGAAGAATGCTCCCCCATGGATTATGTCATGTCCAACCATTATACAGCAACTTATCCCGAATCCCTTTTCATCAAAATAAGGCTGTGCACCATGCCTTCAAAGGAAGGCCGCATCACTTTAACGGACGGTAATCTTAAAGTCATAAAGGACGGCACAATTACTGAAACAAAATTGTCCGGTGATGAAAAAGAATTCAACGAATTATTAAAAAAATACTTCAAGCTTGATATGGAAACAGTATAA
- the leuA gene encoding 2-isopropylmalate synthase → MKAAFEKYIPFVPINLKDRQWPDKAIDRAPIWCSVDLRDGNQALVEPMNLQEKVTFFKLLVDMGFKEIEVGFPSASETEYEILRTLIDQNLIPDDVTIQVLVQAREHLIEKTFEAIRGAKNVIVHFYNSTSALQRKVVFKKDMDGIIDIAVKGARLIRQLAAKADKGTSIRFEYSPESFSGTEVENSVKICAKVMEAIGATKDNKIIINLPSTVQVSSSNHFADQVEYVCRNLPNREAAIISIHPHNDRGTGIADAEFALMAGADRIEGTIFGNGERTGNVDIITLGLNMYTQGVDPRLDFSDINHIKEVYEACTKMKVHERQPYGGELVFTAFSGSHQDAINKGFEYMKDSGTEYWEVPYLPIDPSDIGRQYDPVIRINSQSGKGGAAFIMQQNFGYNLPKAMHPEFGNIVKAEADRTGKELSAQDIMDLFNDEYLKITGPFSLRRHKIEEGGQNGNSFVHFEGSIRKSDEELNIEGEGNGPIDAFFNALNKVGIEGYEFISYHEHAISTGSNAKAVAYIELKRPDGGHVFGVGIESNINIASIKGVLCAINRSLK, encoded by the coding sequence ATGAAAGCAGCATTTGAAAAATACATTCCGTTTGTACCTATTAATCTTAAAGACAGGCAATGGCCGGATAAGGCAATTGACCGTGCACCCATATGGTGCAGCGTGGATTTGCGCGACGGCAATCAGGCCCTTGTAGAACCTATGAATCTTCAGGAAAAGGTGACTTTTTTCAAGCTCCTTGTAGATATGGGTTTTAAAGAGATAGAAGTAGGTTTCCCATCAGCTTCTGAAACAGAGTACGAAATATTAAGGACTTTAATTGATCAGAATTTAATCCCTGATGATGTAACGATACAGGTCCTGGTGCAGGCCAGGGAGCACCTCATTGAAAAAACCTTTGAAGCCATAAGGGGAGCTAAAAATGTCATTGTGCATTTTTATAATTCCACTTCCGCCCTTCAGCGGAAAGTTGTGTTTAAAAAGGATATGGACGGCATAATAGATATAGCTGTAAAGGGAGCAAGGCTAATAAGGCAGCTGGCAGCCAAGGCCGATAAGGGTACCAGCATCCGCTTTGAATATTCACCCGAGAGCTTTTCCGGCACCGAGGTTGAAAATTCGGTAAAAATTTGTGCCAAGGTCATGGAAGCAATAGGCGCCACTAAAGACAATAAAATAATTATAAACCTTCCCTCAACAGTTCAAGTAAGCTCATCCAATCATTTTGCGGACCAGGTGGAGTATGTCTGCCGTAATCTGCCCAACAGGGAGGCGGCAATCATAAGCATCCATCCACATAACGACAGGGGTACCGGTATTGCCGATGCGGAGTTTGCATTGATGGCAGGGGCAGACAGAATTGAAGGAACCATTTTCGGAAACGGCGAGCGGACGGGAAACGTGGATATAATAACATTAGGTCTTAATATGTATACCCAGGGTGTTGATCCCAGGCTTGATTTCAGCGATATAAACCATATAAAGGAGGTTTATGAGGCCTGTACTAAGATGAAGGTTCACGAACGCCAGCCCTATGGCGGGGAATTGGTATTCACGGCATTTTCAGGTTCTCACCAGGATGCTATTAACAAAGGCTTTGAATATATGAAAGATAGCGGAACCGAATACTGGGAAGTGCCTTATCTTCCCATAGATCCATCAGACATAGGCCGTCAGTACGACCCGGTCATAAGAATAAACAGCCAGTCGGGAAAGGGCGGTGCCGCATTCATAATGCAACAGAACTTTGGCTACAATCTGCCAAAAGCTATGCATCCTGAGTTCGGAAATATTGTCAAAGCTGAGGCTGACCGGACAGGCAAGGAATTATCAGCCCAGGATATAATGGATTTATTCAACGATGAATACTTAAAGATAACAGGACCTTTTTCATTGAGAAGGCATAAAATCGAAGAAGGCGGTCAAAACGGAAATTCCTTTGTTCACTTTGAAGGAAGCATCAGAAAAAGTGATGAAGAATTGAACATAGAAGGGGAAGGAAACGGGCCTATCGATGCTTTCTTTAATGCATTGAACAAGGTGGGAATAGAAGGGTATGAATTCATATCCTATCACGAGCATGCCATATCAACCGGTTCAAATGCCAAAGCTGTAGCATATATCGAGCTTAAAAGGCCTGATGGCGGCCATGTATTTGGGGTGGGTATAGAAAGCAATATAAACATAGCATCCATAAAAGGGGTTTTATGTGCAATAAACCGTTCTTTAAAATAA
- a CDS encoding dihydrofolate reductase yields MLSYVVAVSRNNVIGKNNSLAWRLPDDVKFFREKTLSETKTMIMGRKTFESLPKVLPGRKHIVYTRDKNYKIDDPNVEIIHTIDEILPYAKSDQEYFVIGGGEIFKMLFPYTQRMYLTEIHENFEGDTFFPDYDKSQWKVTEKKEGTIDEKNIYPHTYLTLERV; encoded by the coding sequence ATGCTGAGTTATGTTGTAGCTGTTTCTCGAAACAATGTAATAGGAAAAAACAATAGTTTGGCCTGGCGACTGCCGGATGACGTTAAATTTTTTAGGGAGAAGACTTTGAGTGAGACAAAAACCATGATAATGGGCAGAAAAACCTTTGAATCTTTGCCCAAAGTCCTTCCCGGAAGAAAGCACATAGTTTATACCCGCGATAAAAATTATAAAATAGATGACCCGAATGTTGAAATCATACACACCATAGATGAAATACTGCCTTATGCAAAGTCCGATCAAGAATATTTTGTCATAGGCGGAGGAGAAATATTCAAAATGCTTTTCCCCTATACCCAAAGGATGTATTTAACTGAAATACATGAGAATTTTGAAGGCGACACATTTTTCCCCGACTATGATAAATCACAATGGAAGGTTACAGAAAAAAAGGAAGGCACCATTGACGAGAAAAATATTTATCCTCATACTTATTTGACCCTTGAAAGGGTATAA
- a CDS encoding DUF1638 domain-containing protein yields MIKLKVIACDVLNREISYLSSQSKCFVDVTFMHQGLHSKPNKMAEILQKEIDEANKGFPYSHPDRPEDYDYIILMYGLCGNGTIGLSSSKVPLVIPRAHDCGTLLIGSKEGFKKYHEENARGFMYSPGWIERGFQPGAERFDALYKRYEKKYGSEKAAYLMELEHSFVKEYNSAVLVNWGILGNEEYYRGVTKISAKYFNWEYKEVKGSPNLLRNILNGELNYEEVLILPPKEKIAASFDDYILKY; encoded by the coding sequence ATGATTAAGCTAAAGGTTATAGCATGTGATGTATTAAACAGGGAGATATCTTATTTAAGCAGCCAGTCAAAATGCTTTGTAGATGTGACTTTTATGCATCAGGGGCTCCACAGCAAACCAAATAAAATGGCGGAAATACTTCAAAAAGAAATAGATGAGGCAAATAAGGGTTTTCCCTACAGTCATCCAGACAGGCCGGAGGATTATGATTATATAATACTTATGTATGGCTTGTGCGGAAACGGAACCATTGGCTTATCAAGCAGCAAGGTTCCGTTAGTAATACCAAGGGCTCATGATTGCGGCACCCTTTTAATTGGCTCAAAAGAAGGCTTTAAAAAATATCATGAGGAAAATGCCAGAGGCTTTATGTATTCTCCCGGGTGGATAGAAAGGGGATTTCAGCCGGGAGCTGAAAGATTCGATGCTTTATACAAAAGATATGAAAAGAAATATGGCAGTGAAAAGGCTGCCTATCTCATGGAATTGGAGCACAGCTTTGTAAAGGAATATAACAGTGCCGTCCTTGTAAACTGGGGTATTTTAGGAAATGAGGAGTATTACAGAGGGGTTACAAAGATAAGCGCAAAGTATTTCAACTGGGAATATAAAGAGGTTAAGGGAAGCCCGAATTTACTCAGGAATATATTAAATGGTGAGCTTAATTATGAAGAGGTTCTGATTTTGCCGCCTAAGGAAAAAATTGCAGCAAGCTTTGATGATTATATATTAAAGTATTAA
- a CDS encoding uroporphyrinogen decarboxylase family protein, whose product MLTKRQNLLETIRGGKPDRFVNQWEAFGGVMGDPCKLRTRAERGGPDAVDSWGVTTTWPANVPGPFPVHDYEHKVVKDITRWKEVVHAPSLDVPDSAWDDVKAQASQIDRNEQFLTFFIAPGIFEQAHYLMGIDTTLLNFYEEPEAMHELIDYITDWKIKYAELVCKHLKPEAILHHDDWGSQINSFMSPEMFEEFIVPAFKRLYGYYKSHGVELIVHHSDSYAANLVPYMIEMGIDIWQGGLKSNNLPELVKKYGGQISFMGGINNGIVDVLDWTNELVAREVEEMCTSCGKLYYIPSMCGGGPGATDVYKAVSKEIDRMSSVMF is encoded by the coding sequence ATGTTAACCAAAAGGCAAAATCTTTTGGAGACTATAAGAGGGGGGAAGCCTGACAGGTTCGTCAACCAGTGGGAAGCCTTCGGAGGCGTGATGGGTGATCCATGTAAATTGCGTACCAGAGCTGAAAGAGGCGGCCCTGATGCAGTGGATTCCTGGGGAGTTACAACCACTTGGCCGGCAAATGTACCCGGACCTTTCCCGGTACACGATTATGAGCATAAAGTTGTAAAGGATATTACAAGGTGGAAAGAAGTAGTACATGCCCCAAGCTTAGATGTCCCGGACAGTGCCTGGGATGATGTTAAGGCTCAGGCCTCGCAAATCGACCGCAATGAACAATTTCTGACTTTCTTCATTGCACCGGGAATATTCGAACAGGCCCATTACCTCATGGGCATAGATACTACACTATTAAACTTCTATGAAGAGCCGGAAGCGATGCATGAGCTGATTGATTACATAACCGACTGGAAGATAAAATATGCTGAACTTGTCTGCAAGCACCTAAAACCTGAAGCCATACTCCATCATGATGACTGGGGAAGCCAGATTAACTCCTTCATGTCCCCTGAAATGTTTGAAGAATTCATAGTGCCCGCATTTAAAAGATTATACGGATATTATAAATCCCACGGTGTGGAACTTATAGTACACCATAGCGATTCCTATGCCGCCAACCTTGTCCCTTATATGATTGAGATGGGAATTGACATATGGCAGGGGGGATTAAAATCAAACAACCTGCCTGAGCTGGTAAAAAAATACGGCGGTCAAATCTCCTTTATGGGGGGCATAAACAACGGAATAGTTGACGTGCTTGACTGGACTAACGAGCTTGTGGCAAGAGAGGTTGAAGAGATGTGCACAAGCTGCGGAAAGCTTTACTACATACCAAGTATGTGCGGAGGCGGCCCGGGGGCTACCGATGTATATAAAGCAGTAAGCAAAGAAATAGACAGAATGAGTTCTGTAATGTTTTAA
- a CDS encoding corrinoid protein has product MSKIQEVKDLVAAGKTKLVPGKVQEALDEGNAATEILAAMVEAMGVVGDKFSAGEIFVPEMLVAGKAMQKGVDVLKPALAGAGSVSLGKCIIGTVAGDLHDIGKNLVALMIESAGFDVIDLGVDVPTAKFLETIEANSDVKVVALSGLLTTTMPAMKETVESIKASGKTGFKVLVGGAPITPEFAASIGADAYARDAGGAAIKAKELI; this is encoded by the coding sequence ATGTCAAAAATTCAGGAAGTAAAAGATCTTGTTGCAGCAGGGAAAACCAAACTTGTTCCGGGTAAGGTTCAGGAAGCACTGGACGAGGGCAATGCAGCTACCGAGATACTCGCAGCCATGGTTGAAGCTATGGGAGTGGTAGGCGATAAATTTTCTGCAGGAGAAATCTTTGTTCCGGAAATGCTTGTAGCCGGAAAAGCAATGCAAAAAGGCGTGGATGTACTTAAACCCGCACTTGCAGGTGCAGGCTCAGTATCATTAGGAAAATGCATAATCGGCACAGTTGCCGGTGACCTCCATGATATAGGTAAAAACCTTGTTGCCCTTATGATTGAAAGCGCAGGCTTTGATGTTATCGATTTGGGAGTTGACGTTCCCACAGCAAAATTCTTGGAAACCATTGAAGCCAATTCTGATGTTAAAGTAGTGGCTTTATCAGGCCTCTTAACAACAACTATGCCGGCAATGAAAGAAACAGTGGAATCCATTAAAGCAAGCGGCAAAACAGGCTTTAAAGTCCTTGTAGGCGGAGCTCCCATAACTCCGGAATTTGCAGCATCCATCGGTGCAGATGCATATGCCCGTGATGCAGGCGGCGCAGCAATAAAAGCCAAGGAATTAATTTAA
- a CDS encoding ABC transporter ATP-binding protein — translation MFKLLKNIKGSAIIFAILAPLMMFVEVYMDLMQPKFLADIIDIGIATNDTSYVFSTGWKMIIAAFIGFIGGSGCAVFSAMAAMNTGEKLRQRLFDKIQTLSFLEIDKLKTSSLITRLTNDVSQVQAMVLMSLRVAVRSPLLCLGSIIMAVTLSKKLSIIFLVAIPLILFSVIIILKKSFPLFTLVQEKMDNVNTVMRESILGVRVIKAFTIEDKHKERFEHTNYNLMNMSIKAQNMNIILWPVVTLAMNLSVIAVLWFGGNMTIKGDLEIGKIMAFINYLVQIMNSLISVVMLVLNFSRAKASSERINEVLETVPSIQDKIDSVDMKGFDIEFENVSFKYNEHSENVLTDISLKINAGEKVGIIGATGSGKSSFVNLIPRLYDPTEGRIKIGGTDIKNIKVKDLRKNIGVVLQDSILFSGTIEDNLKFGKPGADKNFMEDAVMDAQASDFIMERDEKFKSTIEQRGKNFSGGQKQRLSIARTLIKNPKILIMDDSSSALDMATELRLQNAIKKRMADTTVLIIAQRISAVMDADKIIVLDNGKISAIGTHNDLLEKNEIYRSTAVSQLGEEVLIRV, via the coding sequence ATGTTTAAGCTATTGAAAAATATAAAAGGCTCAGCAATAATTTTTGCAATTTTAGCTCCCCTTATGATGTTTGTAGAAGTTTATATGGATCTTATGCAGCCAAAATTTTTGGCAGATATTATAGATATTGGCATTGCGACCAATGATACCTCTTATGTATTTTCAACGGGATGGAAGATGATTATAGCAGCCTTCATAGGATTTATAGGAGGCAGCGGCTGTGCGGTATTTTCCGCCATGGCAGCCATGAATACGGGTGAAAAATTAAGGCAGAGGCTCTTTGATAAAATACAGACCCTATCCTTTTTGGAAATTGATAAGTTAAAAACCTCATCCCTCATTACCCGCCTTACCAATGACGTGTCCCAGGTACAGGCCATGGTTCTCATGTCCTTAAGAGTGGCTGTACGCTCCCCTTTATTATGCCTGGGAAGCATTATAATGGCTGTTACGTTAAGTAAAAAACTCTCCATAATATTTTTAGTGGCAATCCCTCTTATACTTTTCTCCGTCATTATAATATTGAAAAAATCCTTTCCTCTTTTTACTTTGGTACAGGAAAAAATGGACAATGTAAATACAGTCATGCGTGAGAGCATATTAGGGGTCCGGGTCATAAAAGCCTTCACCATAGAGGATAAGCACAAAGAACGCTTTGAACATACAAATTATAACTTGATGAATATGAGCATAAAGGCACAAAACATGAATATCATACTGTGGCCGGTAGTTACACTGGCTATGAACTTAAGCGTAATTGCAGTATTATGGTTCGGCGGAAACATGACTATAAAAGGGGACCTTGAAATAGGAAAAATCATGGCTTTTATAAATTACCTTGTCCAGATAATGAATTCACTTATATCCGTTGTCATGCTGGTCTTAAATTTTTCCCGTGCCAAGGCATCTTCCGAAAGGATCAACGAAGTACTGGAAACCGTCCCCTCCATTCAGGATAAAATTGACTCTGTCGATATGAAGGGCTTTGATATTGAATTTGAAAATGTATCCTTTAAATACAATGAACACAGCGAAAATGTATTGACGGATATATCTTTGAAAATAAATGCAGGCGAAAAAGTAGGCATTATTGGGGCTACAGGCTCGGGTAAAAGCTCTTTTGTCAATTTGATTCCCAGGCTTTATGACCCCACAGAAGGAAGGATAAAAATCGGCGGAACGGATATAAAAAATATAAAAGTTAAAGACCTTAGAAAAAACATAGGAGTAGTCCTGCAGGACAGTATTTTGTTCTCAGGAACCATTGAAGATAACCTTAAATTTGGGAAACCCGGAGCTGATAAGAATTTCATGGAAGATGCTGTAATGGATGCCCAGGCTTCTGATTTTATAATGGAAAGGGACGAAAAGTTCAAAAGCACCATAGAGCAAAGAGGAAAGAATTTTTCCGGGGGACAAAAGCAGCGCTTATCCATTGCCAGAACGCTTATAAAAAATCCTAAAATACTTATAATGGATGATTCCTCCAGCGCCCTTGATATGGCAACGGAATTAAGGCTTCAAAATGCCATAAAAAAGAGGATGGCAGACACCACGGTTTTAATCATAGCCCAGAGGATTTCAGCTGTAATGGATGCGGATAAAATTATAGTTTTAGATAACGGCAAAATATCCGCCATAGGGACTCATAATGATCTTTTAGAGAAAAATGAAATATACAGGAGCACTGCCGTGTCCCAATTGGGTGAGGAGGTGCTTATCCGTGTCTGA